One genomic segment of Alosa sapidissima isolate fAloSap1 chromosome 13, fAloSap1.pri, whole genome shotgun sequence includes these proteins:
- the fam163ba gene encoding protein FAM163B: MTAGTVVITGGILATVILLCIIAVLCYCRLQYYCCKKEESESEEEEPDFAVTSRLPPVHSNHNLLAASAATATTGHTIGVGGGGGIATANGPVALFTPPATRKLTRSHTFCPSCTSRYELPFYLQPPAPPVVESHLRNGGERLSYRAVQQQDLQLPVEMPVPRYAHAHPHHQQALHHPQALHPPAPSNKLNLTRSVTMREMFTRSCSISTDV; this comes from the exons ATGACAGCCGGGACAGTGGTCATCACAGGAGGAATTTTAGCAACTGTTATCTTACTATGTATCATTGCTGTACTGTGCTACTGTAGGCTGCAG TATTATTGCTGTAAGAAGGAAGAATCGGagtcggaggaggaggagccggACTTCGCTGTGACGTCGCGCCTCCCGCCCGTCCACTCCAACCACAACCTGTTGGCGGCCTCCGCAGCCACGGCAACGACTGGCCACACCATCGGGGTGGGTGGCGGCGGGGGCATCGCCACAGCCAATGGCCCCGTGGCCCTGTTCACGCCCCCCGCGACGCGCAAGCTGACGCGCTCACACACCTTCTGCCCGTCGTGCACGTCGCGCTACGAGCTGCCCTTCTACCTGCAGCCGCCCGCGCCGCCCGTGGTGGAGAGCCACCTGCGCAACGGCGGCGAGCGCCTCAGCTACCGCGCCGTGCAGCAGCAGGACCTGCAGCTGCCCGTGGAGATGCCTGTGCCCAGGTACGCCCACGCGCACCCGCACCACCAGCAGGCCCTGCACCACCCACAGGCCCTCCACCCACCGGCGCCTAGCAACAAGCTCAACCTGACCCGCTCCGTCACCATGCGCGAGATGTTCACGCGCAGCTGCAGCATCAGCACCGACGTCTAG